TAACGCCTTTATGGTAATCCGGAACCGCCGGGAAACGCAAAGGTTCCGGTACGTCTGGGCGTCCGGCCGGTCAGCCGTACAGGCGCCAGCGCCGCACCAGGTAGGTCATGGACGCCAATGCTGCCATCGTCATCGCGACCCCGTGGGCCTGCCGGATGTCCGCGCCCTCGAACCACTGTCCGAGCGCCAGGGCGATCCAGGGGATCGCGGCGCAGGCGGCGATCAAGGCCCAAAAGACAAGCTGGCGCTTTTTCTGGGTCCTTTCGGGCAGGTAGTGCCCCGCGTAGCGCATGGTGCGCCGCCCCACCAGGGCGATGGGAAAGGCGGTGCCGGCAACGGCGCCGAGAATCGCGAACACGGTCAGGTTTGCCAGGTGCTGCACGAGGTCCGGTAGCATGGTCTCTTCCTTGCGGAACGAACGGAGCGGATGGATTGCGCCCGCGGGGGCCGAGGCGCTGCGGCTCGGCGGGGTCCCGGAAAACGGCAGGGACCGCACCGCAGGAGCAAGGGTGCCGCATTTGCAAACGCTATGCAATCTCATTTCCATCTCGAGTTGAGGGATGTTGCATTTTTCGCAGCGGACCTGCGCCACTGCTTATCGGATCTTCAGTTTGGCGTGCTTGAGCGGCACTGCCAGGTCAGTGTCCGGCGCGGTTTTCCGACCCTGGAATAGAATCGGGCGGATCCCCTCCCAAGGAGTAATCCCTTTGTCCAGCCCTGCTGCCCCGGTGGTTGTCGCCGGCCCGGCCCTGGAGTTCGAGCAGCGCGTCCTCGACGCCATGCCGGCGATCGAGCATTGGTTTCGCCACCAGTGGCACGAACACACGCCGCCGTTCTACGCCTCCGTAGATCTGCGCAATGCGGGGTTCAAACTGGCCCCGGTCGATACCAACCTGTTTCCGGGCGGGTTCAACAATCTGGCCGACGAAGCGCTTCCCTCGGCGGTGCAGGCCGCGCAGTTCGCGATCGAGCGCACCTGCCCGGAGGCGCGCAAGCTGTTGCTGATTCCGGAGCGGCATACCCGCAACGTCTACTATCTCCAGAACGTCGCGCGTCTGGCCCGGATTCTCGAATCGGCCGGACTGGAGGTGCGGATCGCCAGCCTGGCCGACGAAATCGTGGCCGAGACCACCGTCAGCCTGCCCGGCGGCGATGTCCTGCGGATCGAGCCGCTGGAGCGCCGCGGGGCGCGGCTGGGAGTGGCCGGGTTCGACCCCTGCATCGTCCTGCTCAACAATGACCTGTCGGCGGGCACGCCTGCCATCTTGCGCGATATCGATCCGGCCCAGGTCCTGCTGCCGCCCTTGCACGCCGGGTGGTCGGTGCGCCGGAAGTCGCAGCACTTCGCGTGCTACGACGAGGTGGCGGCGGAATTCGCGCAACTCGTCGGAATCGATCCGTGGGCGGTCAACCCGCTGTTCGCGCGCTGCGGCGAGATCGATTTTCGCGAGGGCGCCGGCGCCGAGTGCCTGGCGCAGCAGGTCGACCGGCTGCTCGCCGCGATCCGGGAAAAGTACCGTGAGCATGGCATCCGGCAGGACCCGTTCGTCATCGTCAAGGCCGACGCCGGAACCTATGGCATGGGAATCATGACGGTGCGGGATGCCTCGGAGGTCGAATCCCTGAATCGCAAGCAGCGCAACAAGATGGCGGTGGTCAAGGAAGGGCTGCGGGTTTCCGAGGTGATCGTGCAGGAAGGGGTCCCCTCCTATGAAACCGTCTCGCAGGGGGTCGCCGAGCCGGTGGTCTACATGATCGACCGCTACGTGGTCGGCGGGTTTCACCGCGTGCATCCCGAGCGTGGCGTCGACGAGAACCTCAATGCGCCGGGCATGCATTTCGTCCCCCTGCCGTTCGACGGCAGCTGCAACCTGCCGGACACGCACGCCGCGCCGGGTGCCTGCGCGCTCAATCGGTTCTACGTGTACGGGGTGATCGGTCGCCTCGCCTTGCTCGCCGCGTCGCGGGAGCTGGAGCGGACTGCGGCATGACGTTCCTGTTCGTCCTCGATCCGCTGGAAGCGCTCAAGCCGGCGAAGGACTCGAGCATCGCCATGATGCGCGAGCTGCAGCGCCGCGGGCACGAGGTCTGGGCGTGCACGCCCCGCACCCTGGCATGGGAAGCGGGTGCGGTGTGGGCGGAATCCGCCCGCCGCATCGCGCTGCCGGATGGGACCGGTGGGGCGCCCTGGTTTGCGGTGCAGGAAACGCGGTCGCGGGCGCTGGCGGAGTTCGACGCCGTGCTGATGCGCAAGGATCCGCCATTCGATCTCGAATATCTGTACGCCACCCATCTGCTGGAGGCGGCGGTGCGCGCACCCCGGCCGGCGCGCGTCTTCAACGATCCGCGCGCCTTGCGGGACCACAACGAAAAGCTCGCGATCACCGAATTCGCGGAGTTCATCCCGCCCACGCTGGTGAGCAGCGATCCCGCTCGCATCCTGCGTTTTCGCGAGGAGCACGGAGGCATCGTCGTCAAGCCGCTCGATGGCATGGGCGGCGCGGGCGTATTCCGGATCGAGGCCGGAGACCCGAACACCAACGCGATCCTGGAGACCGTGACGCGCCTCGGGACACGGACCGTCATGGCGCAGCGTTTTCTGCCCGAAATCGCCCAGGGAGACAAGCGGATCCTGCTGATCGGCGGAGCGCCGGCACCGTTCGCCCTGGCGCGCATCCCCAAGCCGGGCGATGCGCGCGGCAACCTCGCCGCCGGCGGGACCGGCCGCGCACAGCCGCTCAGCGCCCGCGACCGGCAGATCGCCGAGCATGTCGGGCCGGTGCTCGCCGCACGGGGCCTGCTGCTGGTGGGGCTGGACGTGATCGGCGATTTCGTCACCGAAATCAACGTCACGAGCCCGACCTGCTTCGTGGAGATCGAAGCCCAGACCGGATTTTCGGTCGCGTCGATGTTCGTCGAGGAACTGGAACGGCGCGTCGGCATCCCTTCCGCCCCCGCGATGCGCAAGCGAGACTGAAGGGCGGGCATGCCGGGAATCCTCGTCATCGCCCATGCGCCGCTGGCGTCCGCGCTCGTCAGCGCGTCGCGACACGTGTACAGCCGCGACCCCTGCGTCGCGTCGCGTCGGCTCATTGCGCTCGACGTGGCGCCGGATGCCGACGTCGGCGCGGCCACGGTGCAGGCGCGCGCGCGGCTTGCGGAGGCGGACCGGGGGGACGGCGTCCTGGTGCTCACCGACCTGCTCGGCGCAACCCCGGGCAATGTTGCGGCATCGCTCGTGGAACCCGGCCGGGTTGCGGTAGTCTCGGGGGCAAGCATGCCGATGCTGCTGCGCGCGCTTTGCTACAGCACATCGGATCTGGAGGACGTCGTGGAAAAGGCATTGCAGGGCGCGGTGCAGGGCGCGCAGCGGGTGGCCGCTCCCGGGCCCGGATCGGAAGGCGGCGAAGGAGAGCCCGCGTGATCTCGCAGTCGTTCACCATCCGGAACACGCTCGGGATGCATGCCCGGCCTTCCGCGCAGTTGACCCAGGTCGCATCCCGCTTCCAGAGCGATGTGTTCATCGCCAAGGAAGGCCGGCGGGTCAATGCGAAATCGATCATGGGCGTGATGATGCTTGCCGCCGGGCCCGGTGCGGTCGTGACGGTGGACGCCAGCGGCCCGGACGCGGAGCAGGCGGTGCGGGCGGTCGGCGAACTCATCGAGGGCGGATTCGGCGAGATCGCCGCAGCGGCCCGCTAGCGTGTACGGGGGAAGATTGGAGAGCATGCCCTCGTTGGTCCAGCAGCTCGGCGGCTATGGCGTTGCCTGCGGCATCGCGATCGGCCGCGCGCACCTGCTCGCGCCGAGCGAGTTCGAGATTCCCCAGTACCACATCGCGCCGGACGCGGTGCTGCACGAAGTCGCCCGGCTCAACAATGCGTTTTCCCTGGTGCGCGCCGAAATCGAGGAGTTGCGTGGCGACGTTGCGGCGACCGCTCCCGCGGAGGTGGGCGCGTTTCTCGATCTGCACCGGATGATTCTCGACGATTCCCTTCTGTGCGATGCGCCG
This genomic window from Burkholderiales bacterium GJ-E10 contains:
- a CDS encoding sodium/calcium exchanger, translated to MHSVCKCGTLAPAVRSLPFSGTPPSRSASAPAGAIHPLRSFRKEETMLPDLVQHLANLTVFAILGAVAGTAFPIALVGRRTMRYAGHYLPERTQKKRQLVFWALIAACAAIPWIALALGQWFEGADIRQAHGVAMTMAALASMTYLVRRWRLYG
- a CDS encoding glutamate--cysteine ligase is translated as MSSPAAPVVVAGPALEFEQRVLDAMPAIEHWFRHQWHEHTPPFYASVDLRNAGFKLAPVDTNLFPGGFNNLADEALPSAVQAAQFAIERTCPEARKLLLIPERHTRNVYYLQNVARLARILESAGLEVRIASLADEIVAETTVSLPGGDVLRIEPLERRGARLGVAGFDPCIVLLNNDLSAGTPAILRDIDPAQVLLPPLHAGWSVRRKSQHFACYDEVAAEFAQLVGIDPWAVNPLFARCGEIDFREGAGAECLAQQVDRLLAAIREKYREHGIRQDPFVIVKADAGTYGMGIMTVRDASEVESLNRKQRNKMAVVKEGLRVSEVIVQEGVPSYETVSQGVAEPVVYMIDRYVVGGFHRVHPERGVDENLNAPGMHFVPLPFDGSCNLPDTHAAPGACALNRFYVYGVIGRLALLAASRELERTAA
- a CDS encoding glutathione synthetase, with translation MTFLFVLDPLEALKPAKDSSIAMMRELQRRGHEVWACTPRTLAWEAGAVWAESARRIALPDGTGGAPWFAVQETRSRALAEFDAVLMRKDPPFDLEYLYATHLLEAAVRAPRPARVFNDPRALRDHNEKLAITEFAEFIPPTLVSSDPARILRFREEHGGIVVKPLDGMGGAGVFRIEAGDPNTNAILETVTRLGTRTVMAQRFLPEIAQGDKRILLIGGAPAPFALARIPKPGDARGNLAAGGTGRAQPLSARDRQIAEHVGPVLAARGLLLVGLDVIGDFVTEINVTSPTCFVEIEAQTGFSVASMFVEELERRVGIPSAPAMRKRD
- a CDS encoding Pts system fructose iia component (Phosphoenolpyruvate-dependent sugar phosphotransferase system), with product MPGILVIAHAPLASALVSASRHVYSRDPCVASRRLIALDVAPDADVGAATVQARARLAEADRGDGVLVLTDLLGATPGNVAASLVEPGRVAVVSGASMPMLLRALCYSTSDLEDVVEKALQGAVQGAQRVAAPGPGSEGGEGEPA
- a CDS encoding HPrNtr — its product is MISQSFTIRNTLGMHARPSAQLTQVASRFQSDVFIAKEGRRVNAKSIMGVMMLAAGPGAVVTVDASGPDAEQAVRAVGELIEGGFGEIAAAAR